A genomic region of Silurus meridionalis isolate SWU-2019-XX chromosome 7, ASM1480568v1, whole genome shotgun sequence contains the following coding sequences:
- the six2b gene encoding homeobox protein SIX2b, with amino-acid sequence MATVPPTFGFTQEQVACVCEVLQQGGSIERLGRFLWSLPACEHLHKNESVLKAKAVVAFHRGNFRELYKVLESHQFSPHNHSKLQQLWLKAHYIEAEKLRGRPLGAVGKYRVRRKFPLPRTIWDGEETSYCFKEKSRCVLKEWYSHNPYPSPREKRELAEATGLTTTQVSNWFKNRRQRDRAAEAKERENEGTNQNGHNPLPSQITESKSQCESSDEDKSLPGTPDHPAMSPALLLPSSSGLPPLHSFAPPAGPSVSDSHHPHPHLLHHHHHHPPHPHQQHSHHEQHLSMHDGLLNPMAASLVDLGS; translated from the exons ATGGCCACGGTGCCGCCGACCTTTGGCTTTACGCAAGAGCAAgtggcttgtgtgtgtgaggtgctgCAGCAGGGAGGGAGCATCGAGCGCCTCGGTCGTTTCTTGTGGTCTCTGCCAGCCTGCGAGCACCTGCATAAGAACGAGTCCGTACTCAAGGCCAAGGCTGTGGTGGCTTTTCACAGGGGGAACTTTCGCGAACTCTACAAGGTGCTGGAGAGCCACCAATTCTCGCCTCACAACCACTCCAAGCTGCAGCAGCTGTGGCTGAAGGCGCACTACATCGAGGCAGAGAAGCTGCGCGGAAGACCGCTCGGTGCCGTGGGCAAGTACCGTGTGCGCAGGAAGTTCCCGCTGCCGCGCACTATTTGGGACGGCGAGGAGACGAGCTACTGCTTCAAGGAGAAAAGCCGCTGCGTACTTAAAGAATGGTACTCCCATAATCCTTATCCCTCACCAAGAGAGAAACGCGAGCTGGCCGAGGCCACAGGGCTCACAACGACGCAGGTCAGCAACTGGTTCAAGAACCGCCGGCAGAGAGACCGCGCAGCTGAGGCCAAGGAGAG GGAAAACGAGGGCACGAATCAGAATGGGCACAACCCTCTGCCTTCTCAAATAACCGAGAGCAAATCTCAGTGCGAGAGCTCTGACGAGGATAAATCTCTGCCAGGGACCCCAGATCACCCGGCCATGAGTCCTGCCCTGCTCCTGCCCTCCAGCTCAGGCCTGCCACCACTGCACAGCTTCGCACCTCCGGCCGGACCCAGTGTCTCAGATTCGCACCATCCTCATCcccatcttcttcatcatcatcatcatcatcctcctcatcctcatcagcAGCACAGCCACCATGAGCAGCATCTATCTATGCATGATGGCCTCCTCAATCCAATGGCAGCCAGCCTGGTAGATCTTGGCTCCTAA